In Ctenopharyngodon idella isolate HZGC_01 chromosome 2, HZGC01, whole genome shotgun sequence, the following are encoded in one genomic region:
- the tecrl2b gene encoding trans-2,3-enoyl-CoA reductase-like 2b isoform X1 yields the protein MECLDLRDLFTVAHFIKARCDHGLKAGATKDKNYVFFEVEILDPKSKAQLCYLDKVEPNATIAEIKTLLHKIYPKFYPSRQALKLHPEGKALSDDDVLEDLPVGTTATMFFQDLGPQLGWTMVFLAECLGPLFIYLLFYYRLPYIYRHEYDYTQSPLKVVKLACWCHSLHYIKKLVETIFIHRFSDGTLPLRTIMLLCLYYWGFASWQAYYINHPLYTPPSYGRLQIYSALAMFLVCEFGNLSVHLILNRISCNGSRPTEIPYPTKNPLTWLFFFVSCPNYTYEVGSWISFTVMTQCVPVGVFTFLGFIQMTIWAREKHKTYTQQFEDYPDLRTAIIPLFF from the exons ATGGAATGTCTGGACTTAAGGGATCTCTTCACCGTAGCCCATTTTATAAAGGCCAGGTGTGACCACGGCCTGAAAGCTGGTGCAACCAAGGATAAGAATTATGTCTTTTTTGAGGTGGAGATCCTGGACCCCAAGAGCAAGGCGCAACTCTGCTACCTGGATAAG GTGGAGCCCAACGCCACCATCGCAGAGATCAAGACATTGCTGCACAAGATTT ATCCCAAGTTTTATCCATCAAGACAGGCACTGAAGCTGCATCCTG AGGGAAAGGCCCTCAGTGATGATGATGTGCTGGAGGATTTACCAGTTGGCACGACCGCAACAATGTTCTTTCAGGACCTCGGCCCACAGTTAGGTTGGACTATG GTATTTCTGGCAGAGTGTCTTGGGCCGCTTTTCATTTACCTGCTATTCTACTATCGGCTTCCATACATCTACAGGCATGAGTATGACTACACCCAAAGTCCATTGAAAGTTGTCAA ACTGGCTTGCTGGTGCCACtctcttcattacattaagaAGCTTGTGGAAACTATTTTTATCCATCGCTTTTCTGACGGAACATTACCTTTACGCACCATCATGCTG CTCTGTCTGTACTACTGGGGATTTGCATCATGGCAGGCATATTACATCAACCATCCACTCTACACACCACCAA GCTATGGGAGACTCCAGATCTACTCTGCTCTGGCAATGTTTTTG GTCTGTGAGTTTGGCAATCTCTCAGTTCATCTGATTCTGAATCGAATCAGCTGTAATG GGTCCAGGCCTACAGAGATTCCTTATCCCACAAAGAATCCATTGACTTGGCTGTTTTTCTTCGTGTCCTGCCCAAACTACACATATGAG GTGGGATCATGGATCAGCTTCACAGTCATGACACAGTGTGTTCCAG TTGGAGTCTTCACATTTTTGGGGTTTATTCAGATGACTATATGGGCTCGGGAAAAGCATAAAACCTACACCCAGCAATTCGAAGACTATCCTGACCTGAGAACGGCCATCATTCCACTCTTCTTCTAG